A region of the Vibrio rumoiensis genome:
GCCAGTGGGCAATACCGCAGCCATTTGTATTTACCCACGTTTCATACCTATTGCGAAGAAAACACTGCGTGAACAAGGTACCCCAGAAATTCGAGTTGCGACTGTTACTAATTTCCCTCACGGCAATGATGATATTGAGATTGCTGTAGCGGAAACGAAAGCGGCAGTAGCTTATGGCGCCGATGAAGTGGATGTGGTTTTCCCATACCGCACATTAATCGCTGGCGATGAAAAAACAGGTTTCGAATTAGTGAAGCAATGTAAAGAAGCTTGTGGTGATGTTTTACTGAAAGTGATCATTGAAACCGGTGAATTAAAAGAAGAAGCGTTGATTAAACGTGCTTCTGAAATTTCAATCGAAGCAGGCGCAAACTTTATCAAAACTTCAACAGGTAAAGTGCCAGTTAACGCCACTCCAGAATCAGCGGAAATCATGCTGAAAGTGATCCGTGACATGGGCGTAGCTAAAACCGTTGGCTTTAAACCTGCTGGTGGCGTACGTACCGCTGAAGATGCTCAAGCTTATCTTGCGATGGCCGATGAGATCTTAGGTGCAGATTGGGCCGACAACATGCATTACCGTTTTGGCGCGTCTAGCCTACTAGCGAATTTGCTGAATACATTAGGTCAAGGTGAAAAAGCGGCGGAAGGCGGCTACTAAACCGACTGAAATGATCTGAATACTTTGGTTGCTCGCTCAATTTGAGGTCATGAGTGACTAAAGTGTTCTGCCGTCTTCTTGTATCTTAATGGGCAATGGCTATGTATCTTCCTCAAGAAATTATTCGTAAAAAACGTGATGGTGAAGTGCTCACGGCTGAAGAAATCAACTTCTTCATTCAAGGTGTGGCCGATGACAGCATCTCGGAAGGTCAGATTGCAGCATTTGCGATGACCATCTTCTTCAATGAAATGAATATGGAAGAACGTATTGCTTTAACATGTGCAATGCGTGATTCCGGTATGGTGATCGATTGGTCACACATGAACTTTCCCGGTCCAATCGTCGATAAGCATTCAACTGGTGGTGTGGGGGATGTGACCTCACTGATGCTCGGTGCGATGATTGCGGCTTGCGGTGGCTTTGTTCCAATGATCTCTGGTCGAGGTTTAGGGCATACTGGTGGTACGTTAGATAAATTAGAATCGATTCCGGGTTACAACATCATGCCTTCTAATGAGGTTTTTGGTGACGTGACAAAAGACGCAGGCGTCGCGATTATTGGTCAAACGGGCGATTTAGCTCCTGCTGATAAACGTGTTTATGCGACTCGAGATATTACTGCAACGGTCGATAATATTTCACTGATCACAGCCTCTATCTTATCGAAAAAATTAGCCGCGGGTCTCGACTCGTTGGTGATGGATGTCAAAGTAGGTTCTGGCGCCTTCATGCCAACTTACGAAGCATCAGAAGAATTAGCGCAATCTATTGTAGCAGTAGCAAATGGCGCAGGCACAAAGACCACTGCTATTCTTACTGATATGAATCAAGTGTTGGCTTCATCGGCAGGTAATGCACTGGAAGTGAAAGAAGCCGTGCAGTTTTTAATCGGTGAGAAGAACTCTCGCGGTGAAGTGCGCAACCCTCGCTTACTTGAAGTAACAATGACGTTATGTGCCGAGATGCTGGTATTAGGCCATCTAGCCGAAAGTACTGAGCAAGCTCGCATCAAATTGCAAGATGTTTTAGATAACGGTAGCGCGGCAATCTGTTTTGGCAAAATGGTAGCAGGTCTAGGTGGGCCGAAAGATTTTGTTCAAAACTATGAGACTTATTTACCGAAAGCAGAAGTGATTAAGCCTGTGTACGCCAAGCAGGCAGGAACAGTGACTGCAATGGATACCCGTGCAATTGGTATGGCGGTGGTATCGATGGGCGGTGGCCGTAAAGTCGCTTCTGATTGTATTGATTACGCAGTGGGTTTTGACCAGTTTATTCGCTTAGGTGAGCAAGCCGATAACAATACCCCATTAGCCATGATTCACGCGAGAAGTGAACAGCAATGGCAACAAGCTGCAAACGAATTACAACAAGCGATTACGGTGTCAGATAAAATTTATCAACCGACACCAGAGATTTATCGCCAAATCCGAGCTGACGACCTATAAGTGTTCAGTAGCTTGGGAGGAGAATAAACTATGAAACGTGCAATTATTTTAGTACTGGATTCTTTCGGTGTAGGCGCTACGCAAGATGCTGATAAATTTGGTGATGTCGGCGCTGATACTCTTGGCCATATTGCAGAGCAATGTGATAAAGGTTTAGCGAATAACGAGAACCGTTCAGGGCCACTACGTTTGCCTAACTTATCTAAATTAGGTTTAGGTAAAGCCGCGCAAGAGTCAACGGGAACCTTTCCAATCGGGCTTGATGAAAATGCTAAAATTACAGGCGCTTATGCTCATGCGGCTGAAT
Encoded here:
- the deoC gene encoding deoxyribose-phosphate aldolase, with the translated sequence MSDLQAAALRALKLMDLTTLNDDDTDEKVIALCHAAKSPVGNTAAICIYPRFIPIAKKTLREQGTPEIRVATVTNFPHGNDDIEIAVAETKAAVAYGADEVDVVFPYRTLIAGDEKTGFELVKQCKEACGDVLLKVIIETGELKEEALIKRASEISIEAGANFIKTSTGKVPVNATPESAEIMLKVIRDMGVAKTVGFKPAGGVRTAEDAQAYLAMADEILGADWADNMHYRFGASSLLANLLNTLGQGEKAAEGGY
- the deoA gene encoding thymidine phosphorylase, whose protein sequence is MYLPQEIIRKKRDGEVLTAEEINFFIQGVADDSISEGQIAAFAMTIFFNEMNMEERIALTCAMRDSGMVIDWSHMNFPGPIVDKHSTGGVGDVTSLMLGAMIAACGGFVPMISGRGLGHTGGTLDKLESIPGYNIMPSNEVFGDVTKDAGVAIIGQTGDLAPADKRVYATRDITATVDNISLITASILSKKLAAGLDSLVMDVKVGSGAFMPTYEASEELAQSIVAVANGAGTKTTAILTDMNQVLASSAGNALEVKEAVQFLIGEKNSRGEVRNPRLLEVTMTLCAEMLVLGHLAESTEQARIKLQDVLDNGSAAICFGKMVAGLGGPKDFVQNYETYLPKAEVIKPVYAKQAGTVTAMDTRAIGMAVVSMGGGRKVASDCIDYAVGFDQFIRLGEQADNNTPLAMIHARSEQQWQQAANELQQAITVSDKIYQPTPEIYRQIRADDL